A genomic window from Oceanobacillus timonensis includes:
- a CDS encoding D-alanyl-D-alanine carboxypeptidase family protein — protein sequence MKRRSLLMIGLLIVSMFFNYSTVLANEENPENQGLAEDALSGVLIEQNTGKILFDKDAHEQLPPASMTKIMTLLLIMEALEAEKITKEDMVVVSEYAASMGGSQVFLEAGEEMSVNDLIKGIAIASGNDASVAMAEMIAGTEEEFVKEMNKRAEELDLENTHFANTTGLPATDHYSSAYDMAVMTRELLKYEDITNYTSIYEDYLRQGEEDEFWLVNTNKLIRSYTGADGMKTGYTNEAKYCLTATAKRNDMRLVAVVMGAETPKERNKMVSGLLDYGFQSYQTKQLFAKEETVMELDKIKAKPHSFDIVTEQAVHSLYKKGQEEPAVTTDVSIQEDWEFPIKKGTVVGELTVKENNEPVHSTPLVVKEDITEASVLELSKRSLQKMVKSGD from the coding sequence ATGAAGCGACGAAGCTTATTAATGATTGGATTACTGATTGTTTCAATGTTTTTTAACTACAGCACTGTTTTAGCAAATGAGGAGAATCCAGAAAATCAAGGGTTGGCAGAAGATGCATTATCAGGTGTTTTAATCGAACAGAATACGGGGAAAATACTGTTTGACAAAGACGCACACGAACAATTACCACCTGCCAGTATGACAAAAATAATGACCTTGCTGCTTATTATGGAAGCATTAGAAGCAGAAAAAATTACGAAAGAGGATATGGTGGTTGTAAGTGAATATGCTGCTTCCATGGGGGGATCCCAAGTTTTTCTTGAAGCAGGAGAAGAAATGTCTGTCAATGATTTAATCAAAGGAATCGCTATTGCTTCTGGAAATGATGCCAGTGTTGCAATGGCTGAAATGATTGCGGGAACCGAAGAGGAATTTGTTAAAGAAATGAACAAACGAGCAGAAGAACTCGACCTGGAAAACACGCATTTCGCAAATACCACTGGTCTTCCAGCAACAGACCATTACAGCAGCGCCTATGATATGGCTGTGATGACAAGAGAATTATTAAAATATGAAGATATTACAAACTATACCTCCATCTATGAAGACTACTTGCGGCAGGGAGAAGAAGACGAATTTTGGCTTGTCAATACGAATAAACTGATTCGTTCGTATACTGGTGCAGATGGCATGAAAACAGGCTATACCAATGAAGCGAAGTATTGTTTAACTGCTACTGCAAAAAGAAATGATATGCGCCTTGTTGCCGTTGTTATGGGGGCTGAAACACCGAAAGAACGAAATAAGATGGTGTCTGGATTACTTGATTATGGTTTCCAAAGCTATCAGACAAAACAGCTTTTTGCAAAAGAAGAAACAGTTATGGAGCTGGATAAAATAAAAGCCAAACCGCATTCTTTTGATATTGTAACCGAACAGGCTGTTCACAGCTTGTATAAAAAAGGACAGGAAGAGCCTGCTGTTACCACAGATGTTTCCATACAAGAGGATTGGGAATTTCCGATTAAAAAAGGAACGGTGGTTGGTGAACTGACGGTCAAAGAAAATAATGAACCTGTTCATTCAACGCCACTGGTTGTAAAAGAGGATATCACGGAAGCATCTGTACTGGAATTATCAAAAAGAAGCCTGCAAAAAATGGTGAAATCAGGAGATTAA
- the spoIIAA gene encoding anti-sigma F factor antagonist translates to MSLQTEFEVRDDVLIVRMEGELDHHEAEGLRDAWKDWIYMHSIKHIILNLQGISFMDSSGLGVVLGRYKEVVQLGGEMVLCSVAPSLHRLFDMSGFFKIIRLEENEERALQGLGVTS, encoded by the coding sequence ATGAGTTTACAGACTGAATTCGAAGTAAGAGACGATGTGCTGATTGTACGTATGGAAGGAGAATTAGACCATCATGAGGCAGAAGGTTTAAGGGATGCGTGGAAGGATTGGATTTACATGCATTCCATTAAACATATCATCCTGAATTTACAAGGAATAAGCTTCATGGACAGCTCTGGATTAGGAGTTGTACTGGGGCGTTATAAAGAAGTAGTACAATTAGGGGGAGAGATGGTTCTTTGTTCTGTAGCTCCTTCCCTGCATCGTCTTTTTGATATGTCAGGCTTTTTTAAGATTATCCGCTTAGAAGAAAATGAAGAACGCGCACTTCAAGGGTTGGGGGTGACATCATGA
- the spoIIAB gene encoding anti-sigma F factor translates to MKNEMSFSFSSISENEAFARVAVASFITQLDPTMEELTEIKTVVSEAVTNAIIHGYGSEPHHKVYIDCVLYDGEIELTIRDEGQGIINIDEAREPLFTSKPEMERSGMGFTIIENFMDAVEVISAPEKGTSVFMKKQLSKSKKVYN, encoded by the coding sequence ATGAAAAATGAAATGTCTTTTTCTTTTTCAAGCATCAGCGAAAATGAAGCATTTGCCAGAGTGGCTGTTGCATCTTTTATCACACAGCTGGATCCGACGATGGAAGAGTTAACAGAAATAAAAACGGTTGTCTCAGAAGCGGTGACCAATGCCATTATCCATGGTTATGGAAGCGAACCGCATCATAAAGTCTATATTGACTGTGTATTATATGATGGAGAGATAGAATTAACCATCCGCGATGAAGGACAAGGTATTATAAATATTGATGAAGCAAGGGAACCTTTATTCACATCAAAACCGGAAATGGAACGGTCCGGCATGGGTTTTACAATTATTGAAAATTTCATGGACGCCGTGGAAGTCATTTCTGCTCCTGAAAAAGGGACTTCCGTTTTTATGAAAAAGCAATTATCCAAATCAAAAAAGGTCTATAATTAG
- the sigF gene encoding RNA polymerase sporulation sigma factor SigF, whose protein sequence is MNIHKTEEREQLSNEQVKKMIRLSQSGDIEAREELIRRNVRLVWSVVQRFVNRGYDPDDLFQIGSIGLIKAVDKFDLSYNVRFSTYAVPMIIGEIQRFIRDDGSVKVSRSLKEMGNKIRRKREEMAKDLGRSPSVNELAEALELEPEEIVHAQEAAKSPQSIHETVYESDGDSITLLDQIAEQDSRWFEKLSIQEAVRSLTERERLIIYLRYYKDQTQTEVAERLGISQVQVSRLEKKILEDMKKNMDAG, encoded by the coding sequence GTGAATATTCATAAAACGGAGGAAAGAGAGCAGCTTTCCAATGAGCAGGTAAAGAAAATGATCCGGTTAAGCCAATCAGGGGACATTGAAGCGAGAGAAGAACTTATTCGCCGAAATGTCCGGCTTGTCTGGTCTGTCGTTCAACGATTTGTCAACCGGGGGTATGACCCGGATGACTTATTTCAAATTGGAAGCATCGGGCTGATCAAAGCCGTAGATAAATTTGATTTGTCCTATAATGTGCGTTTTTCTACCTATGCCGTTCCCATGATTATTGGTGAAATACAACGTTTTATTCGAGATGATGGCAGTGTAAAGGTCAGCAGATCTTTAAAAGAAATGGGAAATAAAATTCGCCGTAAACGGGAAGAAATGGCGAAAGATTTAGGACGTTCCCCGTCTGTGAATGAACTGGCAGAAGCGTTGGAGCTGGAACCAGAAGAAATTGTGCATGCACAGGAGGCTGCCAAATCGCCTCAATCCATTCACGAAACAGTCTATGAAAGTGATGGAGATTCCATTACTTTGTTGGATCAAATTGCTGAACAGGATTCCCGGTGGTTTGAAAAGCTATCTATTCAAGAAGCTGTTCGCTCTCTGACTGAAAGGGAACGATTGATTATTTACTTACGCTATTATAAAGATCAAACGCAGACAGAAGTAGCGGAAAGGCTTGGTATTTCCCAGGTACAGGTCTCCAGGCTGGAGAAAAAGATCCTAGAGGATATGAAAAAAAATATGGATGCCGGATAG
- a CDS encoding stage V sporulation protein AA, producing MAELVYIRMRKKVILEAWQELKLKDIAYISTHSNKKELLENTSIYRLSKKDKNILVIDSFLVIDHLTKEYSNVEFQLLGPEQTLIQIEPRKKPAHPLILTFIWLLLFVGSAMTIMNFHYDVSMQPVQQKLHFILTGVENAYPLWIQIPYSLGLGVGTILFFNHWFKKRFNEEPSPLEVEIFNYQQDLQQYINTMENELNDSGNSS from the coding sequence ATGGCAGAGCTTGTTTATATTAGAATGCGGAAAAAAGTAATTCTCGAAGCGTGGCAAGAGCTCAAATTGAAAGATATTGCTTATATATCTACACATTCAAACAAGAAGGAATTACTGGAAAATACATCAATATACCGCTTATCAAAAAAAGATAAAAATATATTAGTAATCGACAGTTTTTTGGTGATTGACCATCTTACAAAAGAATATTCCAATGTTGAATTTCAACTGCTCGGACCGGAGCAGACTTTAATACAAATTGAACCGCGTAAGAAACCGGCGCATCCACTCATTCTAACTTTTATCTGGTTACTTCTCTTTGTCGGATCGGCAATGACTATTATGAATTTTCATTATGACGTCAGTATGCAGCCCGTTCAGCAAAAACTGCATTTTATTTTGACCGGTGTGGAAAATGCGTATCCATTGTGGATTCAAATCCCTTACTCTTTAGGACTTGGAGTTGGAACGATTCTTTTTTTCAACCATTGGTTCAAAAAAAGATTTAATGAAGAACCGAGTCCATTAGAAGTTGAAATCTTTAACTACCAGCAGGACCTACAGCAGTATATTAATACGATGGAAAATGAATTGAATGATTCAGGAAATTCTTCTTAA
- a CDS encoding stage V sporulation protein AB has product MIQEILLNVLQVFIGFSSGIAVGAGFVAFITVLGIIPRLIQLSKTEKYIKVYGASVTIGMLAGAYFSFTPVSTSQSVIALILWGALHGIFNGMLAAALTEVLNVFPILTRRIGMKDYVILFMMALMLGKVFGSLFQWIYFVR; this is encoded by the coding sequence ATGATTCAGGAAATTCTTCTTAATGTCTTACAGGTTTTTATCGGTTTTAGTAGCGGTATTGCTGTTGGTGCAGGTTTTGTAGCATTTATTACGGTATTGGGAATTATTCCGAGGCTTATTCAATTAAGTAAGACAGAGAAGTATATCAAAGTCTACGGAGCTTCCGTAACGATTGGAATGCTGGCAGGGGCTTATTTTTCGTTTACCCCAGTTTCAACATCACAATCGGTCATAGCATTAATTTTGTGGGGAGCATTACATGGTATTTTTAATGGTATGCTTGCCGCCGCTTTGACAGAAGTATTAAATGTTTTTCCTATTCTCACCCGGAGAATCGGAATGAAAGATTACGTTATCCTATTTATGATGGCGTTAATGCTGGGCAAGGTATTTGGCTCGCTGTTTCAATGGATTTATTTTGTCCGTTAA
- a CDS encoding spore germination protein → MQTDKKKKTSISPHIEDTHAYMKKKIGLDKSWDLGYRELVILGHRIQLYYVTGLCDTSVIQEILKILIEINDNESESKKIGEIIENRLVHQQVEHVDTMDEAVDEVLSGLIAVFIDGKDYAQIIDVRNYPGRTPEEPDTEKVIRGSRDGYTENIVENTALTRRRLRDENLRNVMLKVGERSKTDVCLTYIEEVANPDLVTYLKDLIEKVEVDGLSMTDKSLEEFLLVKKWNIYPLVRYTERPDVATSHLLEGHVIVFVDTSPSAIIVPTTYFHHMQHAEEFRQVPAIGTCIRFIRFLAVFAALFLLPTWLLFAVEPSLLPDKLSFIGPNDEGNVPITVQIIIATIGIEFLRMAAIHTPTPLSTAMGLIAAVLIGEIAIEVGLFSPEVILYISTASIGNYVTPSYELSVANKVVTILLVLSVGFFGFPGYMIGITLYLLFLIQIRSLRTPYMWPLLPFNFKAMTHIIFRMPVPNTKHRPSIVHPRNNYRRP, encoded by the coding sequence ATGCAGACAGATAAGAAAAAGAAAACATCTATTTCTCCTCATATTGAAGATACGCATGCATATATGAAAAAGAAGATAGGTTTAGATAAATCCTGGGATCTGGGATATAGGGAATTAGTTATTTTAGGTCACCGTATACAGCTTTATTATGTTACGGGGCTATGTGATACCTCTGTCATACAAGAGATTTTAAAAATATTGATTGAAATTAATGATAATGAATCGGAAAGTAAGAAAATCGGAGAAATTATTGAAAATAGACTGGTTCATCAGCAAGTAGAACATGTGGACACCATGGACGAAGCAGTTGATGAAGTTTTAAGCGGTCTAATTGCAGTATTTATTGACGGGAAAGATTATGCACAGATCATAGATGTGCGTAATTATCCGGGCAGAACGCCGGAAGAGCCGGATACAGAAAAAGTTATTCGTGGATCCAGAGATGGCTATACGGAAAATATTGTAGAAAATACGGCACTTACCAGAAGACGTCTGCGTGATGAAAATTTACGCAATGTCATGCTGAAAGTCGGGGAACGTTCTAAAACAGATGTCTGTCTCACTTATATTGAGGAAGTAGCTAATCCGGATTTAGTGACGTATTTAAAAGATCTGATTGAGAAAGTGGAAGTAGACGGTCTTTCGATGACGGATAAATCATTGGAAGAATTTTTACTCGTTAAAAAGTGGAATATTTATCCTTTGGTACGGTATACAGAAAGACCCGATGTGGCAACAAGCCATTTATTAGAAGGTCATGTGATTGTTTTTGTAGACACATCCCCAAGCGCTATTATCGTGCCGACAACGTATTTCCACCATATGCAGCATGCTGAGGAATTCCGGCAAGTACCTGCAATTGGAACTTGCATCCGGTTTATTCGGTTTTTGGCTGTGTTTGCGGCTTTATTTCTATTACCGACATGGTTGTTATTTGCAGTGGAACCATCATTGCTTCCGGATAAATTGAGTTTTATTGGTCCAAATGATGAAGGAAACGTACCGATTACTGTACAGATTATTATTGCAACCATTGGTATTGAATTTTTAAGAATGGCGGCGATACATACTCCGACCCCTTTATCAACAGCGATGGGGTTAATTGCAGCTGTGTTGATTGGAGAGATAGCCATTGAGGTCGGGTTATTTTCACCAGAGGTTATTTTGTATATTTCAACAGCTTCTATCGGAAATTATGTTACACCGAGTTATGAGTTAAGTGTCGCCAATAAGGTCGTGACCATTCTTCTGGTTCTTTCTGTCGGTTTTTTTGGCTTCCCCGGATATATGATCGGTATTACATTATATCTTTTATTCCTTATCCAAATCAGGTCTTTACGAACACCTTATATGTGGCCTTTGCTGCCATTTAATTTTAAAGCGATGACACATATCATATTTCGTATGCCGGTCCCGAACACCAAACACCGTCCGAGCATCGTACACCCGCGAAATAATTATCGCCGGCCTTAA
- the lysA gene encoding diaminopimelate decarboxylase: MILDAHPFNVNTKGHLEIGGVDTIELAEKYGTPLYVYDVEMIRNHARAFVQAFRDAGVTGRVAYASKAFSTIAMLQVAKQEGLCLDVISEGELYTALQADFPTEKIHMHGNNKNKQEIAMAVKHDIGCIVLDNFHDIELLDQELFKQNKTMDVLFRVTPGVESKTHRYIMTGNEDSKFGFDLQNGQAEAALKKVLGHPRMHIKGLHCHIGSQIFETNGFRAATDRLFAVLEEWKQTYQFESDILNLGGGFGIRYTENDEPLPLGAYVKDMIQGVEDNCRKYNMKFPEIWIEPGRSIVGDAGITLYTIGANKNIPGVREYYSVDGGMTDNIRPALYQSRYDAVVANRPEAETVKEVSIAGKCCESGDMLIWDLPVPRIEDKDILAVFSTGAYNYSMASHYNRLTKPAVVFIEDGQDHLVVKREMYQDIVKNDLSYDEIKSFT; this comes from the coding sequence ATGATACTTGATGCACACCCCTTTAACGTAAATACAAAGGGACATTTAGAAATTGGTGGTGTGGATACCATCGAATTAGCAGAAAAATACGGAACACCTTTATATGTCTATGATGTGGAAATGATTCGCAATCATGCCAGAGCTTTTGTTCAAGCATTTCGTGATGCCGGGGTTACCGGAAGAGTCGCTTATGCCAGCAAGGCTTTTTCAACTATTGCCATGCTTCAGGTGGCAAAACAAGAAGGATTATGCTTGGATGTTATTTCGGAAGGTGAATTATATACTGCGCTCCAAGCAGACTTTCCAACGGAAAAAATCCATATGCATGGTAATAATAAAAACAAACAGGAAATCGCGATGGCAGTAAAACATGACATAGGCTGTATCGTGCTTGATAATTTTCATGATATTGAATTATTAGATCAGGAACTGTTCAAACAGAATAAAACAATGGACGTGCTGTTTCGTGTAACTCCGGGCGTGGAATCAAAGACGCATAGATATATAATGACCGGAAATGAAGATTCTAAATTCGGGTTTGATTTGCAAAACGGCCAAGCAGAAGCTGCTTTGAAAAAAGTATTGGGACATCCGAGAATGCATATCAAAGGACTACACTGTCACATTGGTTCACAAATATTTGAAACAAATGGTTTCCGCGCAGCAACAGACAGGCTCTTTGCTGTATTAGAAGAATGGAAACAAACCTATCAATTTGAATCGGACATTTTAAATTTAGGCGGAGGTTTCGGTATTCGATATACGGAAAATGATGAACCTCTTCCGCTCGGAGCGTACGTAAAAGATATGATTCAAGGTGTAGAAGATAATTGTCGAAAATATAATATGAAGTTTCCGGAAATTTGGATTGAGCCGGGGCGCTCTATTGTGGGTGACGCAGGAATTACTTTATATACAATCGGAGCAAACAAAAACATTCCTGGTGTCAGAGAATACTATTCTGTGGACGGCGGAATGACAGATAATATACGTCCAGCATTGTATCAGTCCCGATATGATGCGGTGGTTGCCAATCGGCCGGAAGCAGAGACGGTAAAAGAAGTTTCCATCGCCGGAAAGTGTTGTGAATCTGGGGATATGCTGATTTGGGACTTACCGGTACCCCGTATTGAAGATAAAGATATACTGGCTGTTTTCTCAACAGGGGCTTATAATTATTCGATGGCCAGCCACTATAATCGGTTGACAAAACCTGCCGTTGTTTTTATTGAAGATGGACAGGATCATCTTGTTGTTAAGAGGGAAATGTATCAGGATATTGTTAAAAATGACTTGTCTTATGACGAAATAAAGAGCTTTACTTGA
- a CDS encoding peptidylprolyl isomerase, protein MKKGYIEMENGNKIEFELYPNEAPGTVANFEKLANEEFYDGLTFHRVIPGFVSQGGCPVGNGTGSAGYTIKCETEGNPHKHQEGSLSMAHAGKDTGSCQFFVVHEPQPHLDGVHTVFGQVTSGIEHAKAMSNGDVMKEIRVEG, encoded by the coding sequence ATGAAAAAAGGTTATATTGAAATGGAAAACGGAAATAAAATTGAATTTGAATTATATCCAAATGAAGCGCCGGGAACAGTAGCTAACTTTGAAAAATTAGCGAATGAAGAATTCTATGATGGTTTGACTTTCCACCGTGTCATTCCTGGTTTTGTCAGCCAAGGAGGCTGTCCGGTCGGGAATGGTACAGGTTCTGCAGGGTATACAATCAAATGTGAAACAGAAGGAAATCCGCACAAGCATCAAGAAGGTTCTTTATCTATGGCACACGCAGGAAAAGATACAGGAAGCTGTCAATTTTTCGTGGTGCATGAACCACAGCCGCATTTAGACGGTGTTCATACTGTTTTTGGACAAGTAACATCCGGTATAGAACATGCAAAAGCAATGTCTAACGGGGATGTTATGAAAGAAATTCGGGTAGAAGGATAA
- a CDS encoding GNAT family N-acetyltransferase: MLIRFKRNLEKIAMGLLSFMPEGKDVKKLQETIREYEENDQMHLHLWKEGDDVLGAIGVQIVSDNQLVINHLTVNPSHRDQGIGSRMIAEIHRIYSNKYDIIPSESVKAFYEKAKDDYKSQP; the protein is encoded by the coding sequence ATGTTAATTCGCTTTAAACGAAACTTAGAAAAAATTGCTATGGGATTATTATCATTTATGCCTGAGGGAAAAGATGTAAAAAAACTGCAGGAAACCATACGGGAGTATGAAGAAAATGACCAAATGCATTTACATTTGTGGAAAGAAGGCGATGATGTTCTCGGAGCAATAGGCGTACAAATCGTGAGTGACAATCAATTGGTTATTAACCACCTTACTGTGAATCCTTCCCATAGAGATCAAGGGATAGGGTCACGAATGATTGCAGAAATTCATCGTATTTATTCCAATAAATATGATATTATACCTTCTGAAAGTGTTAAAGCCTTTTATGAGAAAGCAAAGGATGATTATAAAAGCCAACCCTGA
- a CDS encoding YjcZ family sporulation protein, whose amino-acid sequence MSGYSGGYAGGFALIVVLFILLVIVGAAWF is encoded by the coding sequence ATGAGTGGTTATTCTGGTGGTTATGCAGGTGGATTTGCTCTAATCGTTGTACTATTTATTTTATTAGTAATCGTAGGAGCAGCTTGGTTCTAA
- a CDS encoding segregation/condensation protein A, translating to MIQGYEVKLEKFEGPLDLLLHLINQYEIDIYDIPVAQITQQYMDYIHTMQHLELNIASEYLVMASTLLAIKSQMLLPKQELEEEEMDDEAYMEDPREELMHRLIEYRKYKEAAETLKEKEANEQHVYTRSPVVFDFKDVLPENTNAGNASIFDMVDALKKMMQRNQWKEPQDTVIQRMDIPIEKRMEEVLQQVKNSKTGVPFHTLFPDSTKSYIVSTFVAILELMKKREVYAMQEKAFEELYVYNMEESSWN from the coding sequence ATGATTCAAGGATATGAAGTGAAATTAGAAAAATTTGAAGGTCCGTTGGATTTGTTGCTTCATTTGATAAATCAATATGAAATCGACATTTATGATATTCCGGTGGCTCAAATTACACAACAGTATATGGATTATATTCATACCATGCAACACCTGGAATTAAACATCGCCAGCGAATACTTGGTGATGGCCTCTACATTGCTGGCAATCAAAAGCCAGATGCTTCTCCCCAAACAAGAATTGGAAGAAGAAGAGATGGATGATGAAGCATATATGGAGGATCCGCGTGAAGAACTGATGCACCGTCTAATTGAATACCGGAAATATAAAGAAGCTGCGGAAACACTCAAAGAAAAAGAAGCGAATGAGCAGCATGTGTATACACGCTCTCCTGTCGTGTTTGATTTCAAAGATGTACTGCCTGAAAATACAAATGCAGGAAATGCATCTATTTTCGATATGGTTGATGCGCTGAAAAAAATGATGCAGAGAAATCAATGGAAAGAGCCGCAAGATACGGTCATCCAGCGAATGGATATTCCGATAGAAAAACGGATGGAAGAAGTTCTGCAGCAAGTTAAGAACAGCAAAACCGGTGTTCCTTTCCATACACTGTTTCCAGATTCGACAAAGTCATATATCGTATCGACCTTCGTAGCTATTTTGGAATTAATGAAAAAAAGAGAAGTATATGCCATGCAAGAAAAGGCTTTTGAAGAATTATATGTTTATAACATGGAGGAGTCATCGTGGAATTAG